The Pseudoalteromonas sp. DL-6 genome has a window encoding:
- a CDS encoding 1-(5-phosphoribosyl)-5-[(5-phosphoribosylamino)methylideneamino] imidazole-4-carboxamide isomerase — MIIPALDVLQNQIVRLYQGKYDTAQFYPFELDARLKEYADSGATKLHLVDLEGARDPSKKQWQHIQAATKALNVPYQVGGGIRSEQDVSDWLKAGANQVVIGSMAVEKREQVKAWIEQFGAEHFVIALDVNKAANGWAPATHGWLNESEFGLFELIDFYVGLGVIDFLCTDISKDGTMTGPSFALYEDLINHNADIKVQASGGVSSLDDIKKLNELGVGGVILGKSLLDGAFSVEDALKLG; from the coding sequence GTGATTATTCCAGCATTAGATGTATTACAAAATCAAATCGTGCGTTTGTATCAAGGTAAATACGATACCGCACAGTTTTATCCCTTTGAGCTTGATGCTCGCTTAAAAGAGTATGCCGACAGTGGTGCCACTAAATTACATTTAGTTGATTTAGAGGGCGCACGGGATCCAAGTAAAAAACAGTGGCAACATATTCAAGCAGCAACAAAAGCTCTCAATGTACCTTACCAAGTAGGTGGCGGTATTCGTTCAGAGCAAGACGTTAGCGATTGGCTAAAAGCAGGTGCAAACCAAGTGGTTATTGGCTCAATGGCGGTTGAAAAGCGTGAGCAAGTAAAAGCCTGGATTGAACAATTTGGCGCTGAGCACTTTGTAATTGCCCTTGATGTTAATAAAGCTGCAAACGGATGGGCACCAGCAACTCACGGTTGGCTAAACGAATCTGAGTTTGGATTATTTGAACTGATTGATTTTTACGTTGGTCTGGGTGTTATTGACTTTTTATGCACGGACATCAGTAAAGATGGCACCATGACGGGCCCTTCTTTTGCGCTTTATGAAGATTTAATTAATCATAATGCAGATATTAAAGTGCAAGCCTCAGGAGGAGTAAGCTCGTTAGATGATATTAAAAAGCTCAATGAACTTGGTGTTGGCGGCGTAATTTTAGGTAAGTCTTTATTAGATGGTGCTTTTAGCGTAGAAGACGCGCTTAAATTAGGCTAA
- a CDS encoding efflux RND transporter periplasmic adaptor subunit, whose product MIKTRCFTKFNLISITFLLLLTGCSESEVTTQKQNKPRPVKLITLGDESQSKTLTYPATIDTINSSKLAFQVSGKLQELNVIAAQNVKKGDVIAALEQRNFVNEVKSSKVQFETANNDYQRGLKLAKDGVISQRDIEQLKSKKEVAESQYDSAQKALSDSKIIAPYDAIVAEVPVKQLENISAGQHVVTLFGKGEMEAVVNIPASIVATVDAKQNNVASVILQDVSTAPIPATFRRANLEADSASQTYEVRFAFAVPNNLNILPGMNASLKITRENTSNGTRLLVPTFAIFEQNGEHFVWTVNAKTMQVSKAPVKIENGIGEQLIVTEGLKAGDVIVGAGANYVTEGMKVRPWTKA is encoded by the coding sequence ATGATCAAAACACGTTGTTTTACTAAATTTAACTTAATTAGTATTACGTTTTTGCTTTTATTAACCGGTTGCTCAGAAAGCGAAGTCACCACACAAAAACAAAATAAGCCGCGCCCAGTGAAACTTATAACCCTAGGTGATGAGTCGCAATCAAAAACGCTCACCTACCCCGCCACTATCGACACTATAAATAGCTCAAAACTGGCTTTTCAGGTTAGCGGAAAGCTACAAGAGCTCAACGTTATTGCCGCACAAAACGTAAAAAAAGGCGATGTAATAGCCGCATTAGAGCAACGTAATTTTGTTAATGAGGTTAAGTCGAGCAAAGTACAGTTTGAAACCGCCAACAATGATTACCAACGTGGTTTAAAGCTCGCTAAAGATGGGGTTATTTCACAACGAGATATAGAGCAACTAAAATCTAAAAAAGAAGTAGCCGAATCACAATATGACTCAGCACAAAAAGCATTATCTGACAGTAAAATTATAGCCCCTTATGATGCTATTGTTGCTGAAGTACCAGTAAAACAGCTTGAAAATATAAGTGCTGGTCAACATGTTGTTACTTTATTTGGTAAAGGTGAAATGGAAGCGGTCGTAAATATTCCCGCGTCTATTGTGGCCACGGTAGATGCTAAGCAAAACAATGTAGCGTCGGTAATTTTACAAGATGTATCGACTGCCCCTATTCCTGCAACATTTAGACGTGCCAATTTAGAAGCTGATTCAGCGAGCCAAACCTATGAAGTACGATTTGCCTTTGCTGTACCTAATAACCTTAATATATTGCCTGGCATGAATGCCAGTTTAAAAATAACACGTGAAAACACCTCAAATGGCACTCGTTTATTAGTGCCAACCTTTGCTATTTTTGAACAAAACGGTGAACACTTTGTTTGGACGGTTAACGCTAAAACCATGCAAGTTTCTAAAGCTCCCGTTAAAATTGAAAATGGCATTGGCGAGCAACTCATTGTCACTGAGGGTTTAAAAGCCGGTGATGTAATTGTTGGTGCAGGTGCAAACTATGTAACTGAGGGTATGAAAGTACGTCCTTGGACTAAAGCATAG
- the hisB gene encoding bifunctional histidinol-phosphatase/imidazoleglycerol-phosphate dehydratase HisB, translating into MSNPYLFIDRDGTIIEEPITDKQVDSLEKLAFLPGVIPALLQLQAAGYRLVMVSNQDGLGTDSFPTADFDIAQDKMMDILQSQGISFESVLICPHFDEQNCDCRKPKTGLLTELMRSGKVDLARSFVIGDRQTDIGLAQNLCCEGILYDGSWPAIVTKLTTANREGRVTRNTKETQIDVAVNLDQTKNGSIETGLGFFDHMLDQIRTHANIGLNIKAKGDLHIDEHHLVEDIGIALGVALKQALGTKSQIARYGFALPMDECKAEAQIDLSGRASFVLNANFSREKAGDLDVQMVEHFFKSLSDNAAISLILSVSDGNCHHQVEGLFKAFSRALRMAIAQDTSQQTASSKGCL; encoded by the coding sequence ATGAGTAACCCCTATTTATTTATAGACCGCGATGGCACTATTATTGAAGAGCCAATCACCGACAAACAAGTCGACAGCCTTGAAAAACTAGCGTTTTTACCAGGTGTTATTCCTGCCTTATTGCAACTGCAAGCAGCAGGCTATCGCTTAGTAATGGTATCAAATCAAGATGGCTTGGGCACAGACAGCTTCCCAACTGCCGATTTTGACATTGCTCAAGACAAAATGATGGACATACTGCAAAGCCAAGGTATCAGCTTTGAGTCAGTATTAATTTGCCCACATTTTGATGAACAAAACTGTGATTGCCGTAAACCAAAAACAGGCTTACTTACTGAACTGATGCGCTCAGGCAAAGTTGATTTAGCACGTTCTTTTGTGATTGGCGATCGCCAAACCGATATTGGCCTTGCACAAAACTTATGTTGTGAAGGTATTTTATACGATGGCAGCTGGCCTGCCATTGTCACTAAGCTGACCACGGCAAACCGTGAAGGTCGCGTGACACGTAATACCAAAGAAACGCAAATAGACGTAGCAGTTAACCTTGATCAAACAAAAAATGGCAGTATTGAAACTGGCCTTGGTTTTTTTGACCACATGCTGGATCAAATTCGCACTCATGCCAATATTGGCTTAAATATTAAAGCCAAAGGTGACTTACACATAGACGAGCACCACCTTGTCGAAGACATTGGTATTGCTTTAGGTGTTGCCCTTAAACAGGCGCTTGGCACCAAATCGCAAATTGCGCGTTATGGTTTTGCCCTACCTATGGATGAATGTAAAGCTGAGGCACAAATTGATTTGTCGGGTCGTGCTTCATTTGTATTAAACGCCAACTTTAGCCGTGAAAAAGCCGGTGATTTAGACGTACAAATGGTTGAGCACTTTTTCAAAAGCTTAAGCGATAACGCCGCAATTAGCCTTATTCTATCGGTAAGTGATGGCAACTGCCACCACCAAGTGGAAGGCTTATTTAAAGCGTTTTCTCGTGCTTTGCGTATGGCTATTGCACAAGATACCAGCCAACAAACAGCCAGCTCTAAGGGATGTTTATGA
- the hisC gene encoding histidinol-phosphate transaminase produces the protein MSNESGLLPDNIAALAAYSSAKSEKLTGTTWLNANESPYAKNLEITIEDLNRYPDPQPQLVIDRYAAYAELESENVLMTRGADEGIELLVRTYCEPGKDSISLFLPTYGMYKVTADTHNVAINDLTQALLLNGSVDEIIAAVGSSKLVFICNPNNPTGSLTPLDKVKAIATALAGKALVIVDEAYIEFCPEQSTTQLINEFSNIVVLRTLSKAFALAGLRTGFTLAQASVLGPIRKVIAPYPVSGVVASIAAQAIAPDAITSMRRQVTILNSLKLKLIDWLNASPAVLKILTGEGNFVTLKLANKDYFKQALKQGLVMRAFTLFNEDDWLRISIGNEQELEQVKIWLDGLQLPQATAQQEVS, from the coding sequence ATGAGCAATGAGAGCGGCTTATTACCTGATAATATTGCAGCACTTGCTGCGTATAGCTCGGCTAAAAGTGAAAAGTTAACCGGTACAACCTGGCTCAATGCCAACGAAAGCCCGTATGCAAAAAACCTTGAAATAACAATCGAAGACTTGAATCGTTACCCAGATCCTCAGCCTCAATTGGTTATTGACCGCTACGCAGCCTATGCTGAGCTTGAAAGCGAAAATGTATTAATGACCCGTGGCGCAGATGAAGGCATTGAATTGTTAGTGCGTACCTATTGTGAGCCAGGTAAAGACAGTATTTCACTATTTTTACCTACTTACGGTATGTACAAAGTAACGGCCGATACACACAACGTCGCAATCAATGACCTAACACAAGCGCTTTTATTAAATGGCAGCGTGGATGAAATAATTGCCGCTGTGGGTAGCTCAAAACTAGTGTTTATTTGTAATCCAAATAATCCAACTGGAAGCTTAACGCCGCTAGATAAAGTAAAAGCCATTGCCACTGCGCTTGCAGGTAAAGCATTAGTGATTGTTGATGAAGCCTACATAGAGTTTTGTCCAGAGCAAAGTACAACACAACTTATAAACGAGTTCAGTAATATTGTTGTACTTCGTACACTCTCAAAAGCGTTTGCACTTGCGGGTTTAAGAACAGGGTTTACTCTCGCTCAGGCTAGTGTATTAGGGCCTATTCGTAAAGTCATTGCACCGTATCCGGTATCGGGTGTGGTAGCCAGCATTGCAGCGCAAGCCATTGCCCCTGATGCGATTACCTCAATGCGTCGCCAAGTGACGATTTTAAATAGCTTAAAGTTAAAGCTTATTGACTGGTTAAACGCCTCTCCTGCAGTATTAAAAATACTCACTGGTGAAGGCAACTTCGTTACTTTAAAATTAGCGAACAAGGATTACTTTAAACAAGCGCTTAAACAAGGCTTAGTAATGCGCGCCTTTACCTTATTTAATGAAGACGACTGGCTACGTATTTCAATTGGTAATGAACAAGAATTAGAACAAGTAAAAATTTGGTTAGATGGCCTGCAATTGCCTCAAGCCACAGCACAACAGGAAGTATCATGA
- the hisD gene encoding histidinol dehydrogenase, whose protein sequence is MLRWNEESSQVQAAALMRPAVSASEKVESICQTILAKVNAQGDAALLALAKEFDNRAEPRLRVPLDEINAAEKMLSPELKYAIDTAYANVKCFHQAQLPKDIKLSTQPGVDCELKYQAIEAVGIYVPGGSAPLPSSVIMQGVLAQLSGANTVVLTTPVQGDKAINPAILYAAKLCGITTIIESGGAGAIAAMAYGTESVPKVNKIFGPGNSFVTMAKQLVAQTIPGMAIDMPAGPSEVLVIADERANPEFIAADLLSQAEHGADSQVILLCNSETIIEQTQDALTRQLANLSRKDTAEQALANSSLILVDSVAQAFDVSAQYGPEHLILQLGDATPYLDKVKNAGSVFVGDYTPESAGDYASGTNHVLPTYGYSATYSSLNLLDFFRTYTVQTISKQGLTELSKAILPLADAEGLDAHANAVSIRLEAIKNEQ, encoded by the coding sequence ATGCTTCGTTGGAATGAGGAATCATCACAAGTTCAAGCAGCGGCGCTTATGCGCCCTGCTGTATCAGCGAGTGAAAAAGTAGAAAGCATTTGCCAAACTATTTTGGCAAAAGTAAATGCACAAGGCGACGCCGCATTACTTGCGTTAGCGAAAGAGTTTGATAACCGAGCTGAGCCGCGTTTACGTGTTCCACTTGATGAAATTAATGCCGCTGAGAAAATGCTAAGCCCAGAGCTTAAGTATGCAATTGATACCGCTTATGCCAATGTGAAATGTTTTCACCAAGCGCAACTGCCAAAAGATATTAAGTTATCGACTCAACCAGGTGTTGACTGTGAACTGAAATATCAAGCCATCGAAGCAGTCGGTATTTATGTACCAGGAGGGAGTGCTCCTCTTCCATCATCGGTTATTATGCAAGGTGTATTGGCGCAGTTAAGCGGTGCAAACACCGTGGTATTAACCACACCAGTACAAGGTGATAAAGCAATTAACCCGGCTATTTTATATGCCGCTAAATTATGTGGTATCACCACAATTATTGAAAGCGGTGGTGCAGGCGCGATTGCTGCTATGGCCTATGGCACAGAGTCTGTTCCTAAAGTGAATAAGATTTTTGGCCCAGGTAACAGCTTTGTCACTATGGCAAAACAGTTAGTCGCACAAACGATTCCAGGTATGGCGATTGATATGCCAGCAGGGCCATCAGAAGTGTTAGTGATTGCAGATGAGCGTGCAAACCCAGAGTTTATTGCTGCCGACTTACTGTCTCAAGCAGAACACGGGGCTGACTCACAAGTTATTTTATTATGTAACAGTGAAACGATTATTGAACAAACGCAAGACGCACTTACTCGTCAATTAGCTAACTTAAGTCGAAAAGACACCGCCGAACAGGCATTGGCAAATTCGTCTCTTATTCTAGTTGATTCAGTAGCCCAAGCGTTTGACGTATCAGCGCAATATGGGCCAGAGCACTTAATATTACAGCTTGGCGATGCCACTCCTTATTTAGATAAAGTAAAGAATGCAGGCTCTGTATTTGTTGGCGATTACACTCCAGAGTCAGCGGGCGATTATGCCTCAGGCACTAATCACGTGTTACCCACTTATGGTTACAGTGCAACTTACTCTAGCTTAAATTTACTCGATTTTTTCCGTACTTACACAGTACAAACTATCAGTAAACAAGGCTTAACTGAGCTTTCAAAAGCTATTTTACCCTTAGCAGATGCAGAAGGCCTAGATGCCCACGCTAATGCGGTTTCAATTCGTTTAGAGGCAATAAAAAATGAGCAATGA
- a CDS encoding efflux RND transporter permease subunit codes for MDLAKWTINNKLISTILIILTLGFGFSSYKNMARFEDPEFIIRTAQVFVSYSGASPLEVAKEVTEPLERAIQELQEVDTISSTSSTGLSEIKVEIKSEFSPTKSELQVIWTKLRNKINDTRPTLPPGTGTPQVYDDFGDVYGLSYLITAEGYSPDELHAYAKNLQSDILQVEGVAKVAMTGVQQEGIFVEIAREELASLGVSINNIYGILDEQNAVLSAGNTKIGDQRIFIDPTGEINSVDTIKNLLVSASGEGKTIYLKDIANVYRGFQSPATKLVRYNSKPAISLGVASVLGANVVKVFDRVDDKVKQTENLRPLGITVHEFYHQGKVVQDSVDNFVVNVLVALVIVMVTLLLFMGLRSGIIIGAVLLLTIFATLATMDLSGIPMHRISLGALIIALGMMVDNAIVVTEGILVGTQKGRKKLDIASEVVKQTKWPLLGGTLVGIVAFAPIGLAPGDTAEFTGHLFWVILISLLYSWLFAITLTPLFCYCLFKQQDNDTSGSAKPNKLMALYQSVVVSALHHRWLSIAVVVATFSVSMWGFQFVKSGFFPASTTPQMVVDFWLPQGTDIEKTKKDMLKLEEFVKQQNGVEGIQTLIGGGGLRYMLIYGSESPNSSYGQILAKVDDYKKLDKLLPTVQNYIDDNFVDAQGKVWRFVMGPGGGSKIEATFKGPDPEVLRELAEQAKGILIDDGGALSIKDTWRQRISVIEPQYSAINAQRAGVTRKAVAEALQQNFSGQVVGQYREGEELIPIIVRAPQSERVDINDIGNIQVQSNITGETLPLVQVTNGFKTVWRDGILKREDREWTIKAQADPLPGELASELFNRVKPKIEAIELPQGYRLEWDGEYGQSKESNEMLASTIPLGFLAMVLIVIVLFNALKQPIIIWLVVPLALIGVVFGLVTTQIPLEFMGILGLLSLSGLLIKNAIVLVDQMDMEIRQGKPAYDAIIDSANSRVRPVMMGTLTTVLGVIPLYFDAFFQSMSVVLVFGLLFATLLTLIVIPVLYAIFMNVKQDEQATN; via the coding sequence ATGGATTTAGCAAAATGGACAATCAATAATAAATTAATTAGCACCATACTCATTATTTTAACTCTAGGGTTTGGTTTTTCATCCTATAAAAATATGGCACGCTTTGAAGACCCCGAATTTATAATTCGTACCGCACAAGTGTTTGTTTCGTACTCAGGCGCAAGCCCGCTAGAAGTAGCAAAAGAAGTCACAGAGCCGCTAGAGCGTGCTATTCAAGAGCTGCAAGAGGTTGATACTATATCGTCTACCTCATCTACGGGTTTATCTGAAATTAAAGTAGAGATTAAATCAGAATTCTCTCCAACTAAATCTGAGCTGCAAGTTATTTGGACTAAACTCAGAAACAAAATTAATGATACACGCCCAACATTACCTCCAGGTACTGGCACACCACAAGTTTATGACGATTTTGGTGATGTGTATGGCTTAAGTTATTTAATTACCGCCGAAGGTTACTCTCCTGACGAGCTACATGCGTACGCTAAAAATTTACAAAGCGATATTCTACAAGTAGAAGGCGTGGCAAAAGTTGCTATGACGGGCGTTCAGCAAGAAGGTATATTTGTAGAAATTGCCCGTGAAGAGTTAGCCTCTTTAGGTGTATCTATTAATAATATTTACGGTATTTTAGATGAACAAAACGCTGTATTAAGCGCCGGTAATACCAAAATTGGCGATCAACGTATTTTTATCGACCCGACCGGAGAAATAAACTCCGTTGATACCATTAAAAATCTATTGGTTAGTGCTAGCGGTGAAGGTAAAACAATTTATCTTAAAGACATTGCCAATGTGTACCGTGGCTTTCAAAGTCCGGCAACAAAATTGGTACGTTATAACTCTAAACCTGCTATATCACTTGGGGTCGCCAGTGTATTAGGCGCTAATGTGGTTAAAGTATTTGACCGTGTTGATGACAAAGTAAAACAAACAGAAAACCTCAGACCGCTTGGCATTACAGTGCATGAGTTTTACCATCAAGGTAAAGTAGTACAAGATTCAGTCGACAACTTTGTGGTCAATGTTTTAGTCGCGCTGGTGATTGTAATGGTTACCCTGCTGCTATTTATGGGGTTACGCTCAGGAATTATTATTGGCGCTGTGTTACTGCTAACCATTTTTGCCACCCTTGCTACCATGGATTTAAGCGGCATACCCATGCATCGAATTTCGCTTGGTGCGCTTATTATCGCGTTAGGCATGATGGTTGATAACGCCATTGTAGTGACCGAAGGGATTTTAGTTGGTACACAGAAAGGGCGCAAAAAGTTAGACATTGCCAGCGAAGTTGTCAAGCAAACTAAATGGCCATTACTAGGTGGTACCTTAGTAGGGATTGTTGCCTTTGCGCCTATTGGTCTTGCCCCAGGTGATACCGCTGAATTTACTGGTCATTTATTCTGGGTAATTTTAATCTCTTTATTATACAGTTGGTTATTTGCCATTACCCTAACCCCCTTATTTTGTTATTGCTTGTTTAAACAGCAAGATAACGATACCTCAGGCTCAGCAAAACCAAATAAACTTATGGCACTTTATCAATCGGTAGTGGTGTCAGCACTGCATCATCGCTGGCTCAGTATTGCCGTTGTAGTTGCCACCTTTAGTGTGTCTATGTGGGGATTTCAATTTGTAAAATCAGGTTTTTTTCCAGCCTCTACCACACCACAAATGGTGGTTGATTTTTGGCTGCCGCAAGGGACCGATATTGAAAAAACCAAAAAAGACATGCTCAAGTTAGAGGAATTTGTAAAGCAACAAAATGGCGTTGAAGGTATCCAAACCCTTATTGGCGGTGGCGGGCTTCGCTACATGCTTATTTATGGTAGCGAATCTCCAAACAGTTCTTATGGGCAAATTTTAGCTAAAGTCGATGACTATAAAAAGCTCGATAAACTTTTACCTACGGTGCAAAATTACATTGACGACAACTTTGTTGATGCTCAGGGCAAAGTATGGCGCTTTGTAATGGGCCCAGGTGGTGGCTCTAAAATAGAAGCCACATTTAAAGGCCCCGACCCAGAAGTATTAAGAGAGCTAGCTGAACAAGCAAAAGGAATATTAATTGATGATGGCGGCGCCTTGTCTATTAAAGATACATGGCGACAACGCATTAGTGTTATTGAACCGCAGTATTCAGCCATTAACGCACAACGCGCTGGTGTAACGCGTAAAGCAGTTGCTGAAGCTTTACAGCAAAATTTTTCGGGGCAAGTTGTTGGACAGTATCGTGAAGGTGAAGAGCTCATTCCTATTATTGTTAGAGCACCACAATCGGAACGTGTCGACATAAACGATATTGGCAACATTCAAGTGCAAAGCAATATCACTGGTGAAACATTGCCATTAGTGCAAGTAACCAATGGGTTTAAAACCGTCTGGCGCGATGGTATTTTAAAACGCGAAGACCGCGAATGGACCATAAAAGCCCAAGCCGATCCACTGCCGGGTGAACTAGCCTCAGAGTTATTTAATCGGGTTAAACCTAAAATAGAGGCCATTGAACTTCCTCAAGGGTATCGACTTGAATGGGATGGCGAATACGGACAATCGAAAGAGTCTAACGAAATGCTGGCCTCAACTATTCCACTGGGCTTTTTAGCCATGGTACTGATTGTTATTGTGTTATTTAACGCTTTAAAACAACCAATTATTATTTGGCTTGTTGTGCCATTAGCCTTAATTGGTGTTGTGTTTGGGCTGGTAACCACACAAATACCATTAGAGTTTATGGGTATATTAGGGTTACTTTCGCTCTCTGGTTTGTTGATTAAAAATGCCATTGTATTGGTAGATCAAATGGATATGGAAATTCGACAAGGTAAACCTGCATATGATGCCATTATCGATTCGGCAAATAGTCGGGTAAGACCGGTAATGATGGGCACACTCACCACTGTACTAGGGGTTATTCCCTTGTATTTTGATGCATTTTTCCAATCAATGTCCGTGGTTTTAGTATTTGGATTACTGTTTGCTACCCTGCTGACTTTAATCGTAATACCTGTGCTGTACGCTATTTTTATGAATGTTAAACAAGACGAACAGGCAACTAATTAA
- a CDS encoding catalase family peroxidase: MSKKIILIAIISLFALTIFYFTGAFNRDAVTAQRFVNLQQGDKTHEGFRRAHAKGICLAGSFESTGELAKYSQAKVFDLGATPFVGRFSIAGNNPTAPDLKAPVRSLAFSITTDDNQEWRVAMNTPPVMAVATPEAFFKQLQALSPDPVTKKRSPEKIKAFFAAHPESAAFNNWKASYTPTSSFATEQYHSINAFYLVDENDEKHAVRWIAKPQLSDENTQPLNNDSPDALQLQLKDQVAQAPIKFDMLFSFATEEDDENNPTVLWPQSRKTINAGTLVISRLQAQEGGVCENMNFDPLVLPTGIQPSADPILRARGAAYAESFRRRAKEVLLNN, translated from the coding sequence ATGAGTAAAAAAATCATCTTAATAGCAATTATTAGCTTATTTGCCCTGACTATTTTTTATTTTACCGGCGCATTTAATCGTGACGCAGTGACTGCACAGCGTTTTGTTAATTTACAGCAAGGTGATAAAACCCATGAGGGATTTCGCCGAGCACACGCAAAAGGTATTTGTTTAGCTGGCTCTTTTGAGTCAACGGGTGAGCTTGCTAAGTACTCGCAAGCAAAGGTATTTGATTTAGGGGCAACCCCTTTTGTAGGTCGCTTTTCTATTGCGGGTAATAATCCAACTGCACCTGATTTAAAAGCACCGGTGCGTAGTTTAGCGTTTTCTATAACCACTGATGATAACCAAGAGTGGCGTGTTGCAATGAATACGCCTCCGGTTATGGCGGTAGCTACGCCAGAAGCGTTTTTTAAACAACTACAAGCTCTTTCACCCGATCCGGTGACTAAAAAGCGCAGCCCAGAAAAAATTAAAGCGTTTTTTGCAGCACACCCTGAAAGTGCCGCTTTTAATAACTGGAAAGCAAGCTACACGCCAACCAGTAGTTTTGCCACTGAGCAATACCACAGTATTAATGCGTTTTATTTGGTGGATGAAAATGATGAAAAGCATGCCGTACGCTGGATTGCTAAACCGCAATTAAGTGATGAAAACACCCAACCACTTAATAATGATTCACCAGATGCATTGCAGCTACAACTTAAAGACCAAGTAGCTCAAGCACCGATTAAGTTTGATATGCTGTTTAGTTTTGCAACCGAAGAAGATGATGAAAACAACCCAACTGTTTTATGGCCACAATCGCGCAAAACCATTAACGCCGGTACGTTAGTAATATCACGCTTGCAAGCACAAGAGGGTGGGGTATGTGAAAACATGAACTTTGATCCGCTGGTATTACCAACAGGTATTCAGCCAAGTGCTGATCCTATTTTACGTGCCCGTGGCGCTGCGTATGCAGAGTCATTTCGTCGTCGTGCTAAAGAAGTACTTTTAAATAATTAA
- a CDS encoding cytochrome b, whose product MKTITKYSASSMLIHWAMALIILSMLFLGLSMVQSLAVWQVEAIQLHKSFGVLALILVAIRLINKVLCKSPALPPSVPKPQALAAHLTQVGLYASMVLMPISGWLMQSADERTVSFFGLFTLPNLVSKNIEAYAFFREAHGLIAYAFLLFIFMHVSAALYHGLIKQDGVLGSMLPGKHK is encoded by the coding sequence ATGAAAACAATTACCAAATACTCAGCGTCGAGTATGCTTATTCACTGGGCAATGGCATTAATTATACTTTCTATGTTATTTCTTGGTTTGTCGATGGTACAAAGCTTAGCCGTATGGCAGGTAGAGGCTATACAACTGCATAAATCGTTTGGTGTGTTAGCACTGATATTAGTTGCAATAAGATTAATTAATAAAGTACTGTGTAAAAGCCCCGCATTACCACCGAGTGTGCCTAAACCGCAAGCTTTAGCCGCACATTTAACCCAAGTGGGTTTATATGCGTCTATGGTTTTAATGCCAATTTCAGGCTGGTTAATGCAAAGTGCTGATGAGCGTACAGTGAGCTTTTTTGGTTTATTTACTTTGCCTAATTTAGTCAGTAAAAATATTGAGGCCTATGCGTTTTTTCGTGAAGCACATGGCCTAATTGCTTATGCATTTTTACTGTTCATTTTTATGCATGTTAGCGCTGCACTTTATCATGGTTTAATAAAGCAAGATGGCGTATTGGGCTCTATGTTGCCGGGTAAGCATAAATAA
- the hisH gene encoding imidazole glycerol phosphate synthase subunit HisH, whose translation MIAIINTGCANINSVRFAFERLGQTPTVITSPEQLAGYERAILPGVGHASVAMKRLVDNGWQQAINEYQRPLMGICLGMQLLCESTEEGNVQCLGKIPGEVKALDVGSLTSPHMGWNNLSVQQAHPLTQGLHADDQVYYVHSFAHTVNNVTLVSSEYGQTFSAIVAKDNYAGMQFHPERSAKVGTRLLQNFIDWQL comes from the coding sequence ATGATTGCGATAATTAATACCGGTTGCGCCAACATTAACTCAGTGCGGTTTGCATTTGAGCGTTTAGGGCAAACCCCTACGGTGATTACCTCGCCAGAACAACTAGCAGGCTATGAACGTGCTATTTTACCCGGTGTTGGTCATGCATCTGTTGCTATGAAGCGTTTGGTTGATAATGGTTGGCAGCAAGCAATTAACGAATATCAGCGCCCGCTAATGGGAATTTGCTTAGGCATGCAACTGCTGTGTGAAAGCACTGAAGAAGGAAACGTGCAATGCTTAGGTAAAATACCAGGCGAAGTGAAAGCACTTGATGTAGGTAGCTTAACGTCACCACATATGGGCTGGAATAACCTATCTGTTCAACAAGCGCACCCGTTGACTCAAGGTTTGCATGCGGACGACCAGGTTTATTATGTGCACAGTTTCGCCCATACAGTTAATAACGTCACGCTAGTCAGCAGCGAATACGGGCAAACATTTTCTGCAATTGTAGCTAAAGACAATTATGCCGGCATGCAATTTCACCCTGAACGCAGCGCTAAAGTAGGTACGCGTTTATTACAAAATTTTATTGATTGGCAACTTTAG